Genomic window (Manduca sexta isolate Smith_Timp_Sample1 chromosome 26, JHU_Msex_v1.0, whole genome shotgun sequence):
GAGTTTGTTGTGTCGGACTAATATTCCAACATTGGGACGTTAACAATCGCAAACGAAAagagaaaatgttaaaaattactttaatctTATCCGTTATGATCATAGGTgagtatttttagttttatacacCAAAATACAAGAGAAATCAAGACTATCTTAATTTTTTCGTATGAAGATATTAGAGTTTCTGTTAcccatgaaaataaatatagtattatatgaTACAGTCTTTAAACATTTCgagatgtttatatttttaattggaaatATGCGTACTGTATAAAcacatgattataaaatatcgtATACATTTGCCAGCCACCCTTGTTTGGGCTGATGATCCGGAAGACTGCGGTGCCTGCGGTGACGTGTGCGCGCCGCTCTGTGGCAAGAAGAAATTCAGGATATGCTGCATTCAGAACATGAGGAGGAAACGTGATGCAGAAGCCGATTTGGTACAGTACTCAATAGATTTTATGATTAAGTTAGAAATGTCGCTCAGTCTATAACCATTAATTACTGGAACTTTACAGACCATGTCTGATCCAATGAAAAAGTGATTATGTGATAAatggtattatttttgtagtttacgCTTAGGAAATCGCGGACAACAgctaattcaataataaattagattttgtaTTGGAGTACTAGTTGaaccgacagacgttgtcccgttttaactgtgaatttgcagcgcgcaatcagtcaatcgctgacaattatgtaaaattaatattttcgttaagctttcttaaattttcttatttttcgcacagtttttaaatttgtttctaTCATAAGGaacttctcctgacaataacaaacacaacaaaaaaagtactGAAAAGGTCCAGcctttcacgcgtgatggcggaccaagggaaatatggattcatttgttataatatgtatagatattacaAATGTCTACTTATAGAATGCGCGCATCCTGCGACCATAGGCGCGGTTGTAGGTTTACTATTGTTACTATAATTCAATTCTTATGTTTTTAGGCTCCAGCTCCACGTGGCAACATGGCTATGGCAGAAGAATGGGTTTTACCCTTATGATGGCCCGGCTATACATTTTACatctcataataaattatggacacatattattatttgttttttaataagacCTTGAGTAACTGTTGGGGaccttttttttatgtttttctttggTTTTGTATTTTGACTACAATAT
Coding sequences:
- the LOC115450754 gene encoding U-scoloptoxin(20)-Sm1a; amino-acid sequence: MLKITLILSVMIIATLVWADDPEDCGACGDVCAPLCGKKKFRICCIQNMRRKRDAEADLAPAPRGNMAMAEEWVLPL